The following are from one region of the Natronosporangium hydrolyticum genome:
- the rpsD gene encoding 30S ribosomal protein S4, giving the protein MARYTGADCRRCRREKTKLYLKGSKCESPKCPFESRPFPPGQHGRGRTKETEYLLQLREKQKARRVYGVLEKQFRRYYEEANRRPGKTGDELLQILESRLDNVVYRAGFAKSRDMARQLVKHGHIQVNGGKVDIPSYRVTEHDIVEVREKSRGLTPFLVAQGEAGSKTIPAWLEAIPSQLKVLVHSMPARQVIDTPVQEQLIVELYSK; this is encoded by the coding sequence CCAAGCTGTACCTCAAGGGCAGCAAGTGTGAGAGCCCGAAATGCCCGTTCGAGTCTCGGCCGTTCCCGCCGGGGCAGCACGGCCGCGGCCGCACCAAGGAGACCGAGTACCTGCTGCAGCTTCGGGAGAAGCAGAAAGCCCGCCGGGTGTACGGCGTGCTGGAGAAGCAGTTCCGTCGGTACTACGAGGAGGCGAACCGTCGCCCGGGTAAGACCGGTGACGAGCTGCTGCAGATCCTCGAGTCGCGGCTGGACAACGTGGTCTACCGGGCTGGCTTCGCCAAGTCCCGGGACATGGCCCGCCAGCTGGTCAAGCACGGCCACATCCAGGTAAACGGGGGCAAGGTCGACATCCCGTCTTACCGGGTCACCGAGCACGACATCGTCGAGGTTCGGGAGAAGTCGCGGGGGCTGACCCCGTTCCTGGTCGCTCAGGGCGAGGCCGGCAGCAAGACCATCCCGGCTTGGTTGGAGGCGATCCCCAGCCAGCTCAAGGTTCTGGTGCACTCGATGCCGGCGCGGCAGGTCATCGACACCCCAGTCCAGGAACAGCTGATCGTCGAGCTCTACTCGAAGTAG
- a CDS encoding DNA-directed RNA polymerase subunit alpha, which produces MLITQRPTLSEEPINETRSRFIIEPLEPGFGYTLGNSMRRTLLSSIPGAAVTSIKIDGVLHEFTTIPGVKEDVVELVMNIKELCVSSEHDEPVSMYLRKQGPGEVTAADIQPPAGVSVHNGDVRLATLNAKGRLDMELTVERGRGYVSAAQNKQPNAEIGRIPVDSIYSPVMKVTYRVEATRVEQRTDFDKLILDVETKPSVTPRTALASAGSTLVELFGLARELDETAEGIDIGPSPQDAQLAADLALPIEELDLTVRSYNCLKREGIDSVGELIGRTEADLLDIRNFGQKSIDEVKMKLAGMGLGLKDSAPAFDPSEAVDTYGEVELPSGGAEYPAAEPAEDEYEEDFRETEQL; this is translated from the coding sequence GTGCTCATCACCCAACGGCCCACCCTCTCCGAGGAGCCGATCAACGAGACGCGGTCTCGGTTCATCATCGAGCCGCTGGAGCCGGGCTTCGGCTACACGCTCGGCAACTCCATGCGCCGTACCCTGCTCAGCTCGATCCCCGGCGCGGCGGTGACGTCGATCAAGATCGACGGCGTGCTGCACGAGTTCACCACGATCCCCGGTGTCAAGGAGGACGTGGTCGAGCTGGTCATGAACATCAAGGAGCTGTGTGTCAGCTCCGAGCACGACGAGCCGGTCTCGATGTACCTGCGGAAGCAGGGTCCGGGCGAGGTAACCGCGGCGGACATCCAGCCACCGGCCGGCGTCAGCGTCCACAACGGCGACGTCCGGTTGGCGACCCTGAACGCGAAGGGTCGGCTGGACATGGAGCTGACCGTGGAGCGCGGGCGCGGCTACGTCAGCGCCGCGCAAAACAAGCAGCCGAACGCGGAGATCGGCCGGATCCCGGTGGACTCGATCTACTCGCCGGTGATGAAGGTGACCTACCGGGTGGAGGCCACCCGGGTCGAGCAGCGGACCGACTTCGACAAGCTGATCCTGGACGTCGAGACGAAGCCGTCGGTAACGCCGCGTACCGCGCTGGCGTCGGCCGGTTCCACCCTGGTGGAGCTCTTCGGTCTCGCGCGCGAGCTGGACGAGACCGCCGAGGGCATCGACATCGGGCCGTCGCCGCAGGACGCGCAGCTCGCCGCCGATCTGGCGTTGCCGATCGAGGAGCTCGACCTCACCGTCCGCTCGTACAACTGCCTCAAGCGGGAGGGGATCGATTCGGTCGGCGAGCTGATCGGCCGGACCGAAGCGGACCTGCTGGACATCCGCAACTTTGGCCAGAAGTCGATCGACGAGGTCAAGATGAAGCTGGCCGGGATGGGCTTGGGCCTCAAGGATTCGGCGCCGGCGTTCGACCCGTCCGAGGCGGTCGACACCTACGGTGAGGTCGAACTGCCCAGCGGCGGGGCCGAGTACCCCGCGGCTGAGCCGGCCGAGGACGAGTACGAGGAAGACTTCCGCGAGACCGAGCAGCTTTAG
- the rplQ gene encoding 50S ribosomal protein L17, with protein MPRPTKGSRLGGTPAHERRMLANLATSLFRHGRISTTETKAKRLRPFAERLITKAKRGDLHARRQVVSVVKDRDVSTALFDEIGPRYAARPGGYTRIVKTGPRRGDAAPMAIIELVEPMVEAPAAAGASGSRRAAKEESVAVLAGDTEDAPTSASEPGSAAATEPAASAETGAAETEDSDRKA; from the coding sequence ATGCCCAGGCCCACTAAGGGAAGCCGTCTCGGCGGCACCCCCGCTCACGAGCGACGGATGCTGGCCAACCTGGCCACGTCGCTGTTCCGCCACGGTCGGATCAGCACCACGGAGACCAAGGCGAAGCGGCTGCGCCCGTTCGCCGAGCGGCTCATCACCAAGGCGAAGCGGGGCGACCTGCACGCCCGCCGTCAGGTGGTCTCGGTGGTGAAGGACCGGGACGTGAGCACCGCGCTCTTCGACGAGATCGGCCCGCGGTACGCGGCTCGGCCGGGTGGCTACACCCGGATCGTCAAGACCGGTCCGCGTCGGGGCGACGCGGCGCCGATGGCGATCATCGAGCTGGTCGAGCCGATGGTGGAGGCGCCGGCCGCGGCCGGCGCGAGCGGGAGCCGGCGCGCCGCGAAGGAGGAGTCGGTGGCGGTGCTCGCCGGCGACACCGAGGACGCGCCGACCAGCGCCAGCGAGCCGGGGTCCGCGGCGGCGACCGAGCCGGCGGCGAGCGCCGAGACCGGTGCGGCCGAGACCGAGGACTCCGACCGCAAGGCGTGA
- the truA gene encoding tRNA pseudouridine(38-40) synthase TruA, protein MTDGRVRVRLDVAYDGTDFHGWAVQQDRRTVAGVLLVGLRQLLGDEGAAGLTVAGRTDAGVHATGQVAHVDVIAPAWQTRRGDLLRRLAGVLPPDVRVTAATEVGFDFDARFSALSRRYEYRVSDAPYGVDPLRRHDTLRWRWPLELARLNQAAAGLVGEHDFAAYCRRNPNRTTVRAITELAWRRDPDGVLVATVAADAFCQSMVRSLVGGMLLAGDGTRPVEWPAQLLTRRERAGEVRVVGPHGLTLVAVGYPDPEAWAARALATRRVRTLTIEPA, encoded by the coding sequence GTGACCGACGGACGGGTCCGCGTCCGGCTGGATGTGGCCTACGACGGTACGGACTTCCACGGCTGGGCGGTCCAGCAGGACCGCCGGACCGTGGCGGGCGTGCTGCTGGTGGGCCTGCGGCAGCTTCTCGGCGACGAGGGCGCGGCAGGCCTGACAGTAGCCGGCCGGACCGATGCCGGAGTGCATGCGACCGGTCAGGTTGCCCATGTGGATGTAATCGCCCCGGCGTGGCAGACACGCCGGGGCGATCTGCTGCGTCGACTGGCCGGAGTGCTGCCGCCGGACGTCCGGGTCACCGCGGCGACCGAGGTCGGATTCGACTTCGACGCGCGGTTCTCGGCCCTGTCGCGCCGTTACGAGTACCGGGTGAGTGACGCACCGTACGGTGTGGATCCGCTCCGGCGGCACGACACCCTGCGATGGCGGTGGCCGCTGGAGCTGGCACGTTTGAATCAGGCCGCCGCCGGGTTGGTCGGCGAGCACGACTTCGCGGCCTACTGCCGCCGGAACCCGAACCGGACCACCGTCCGGGCAATCACCGAGCTGGCGTGGCGCCGCGACCCGGACGGAGTGCTGGTCGCGACCGTGGCCGCAGACGCCTTCTGCCAGTCCATGGTGCGCAGCCTGGTCGGTGGCATGCTGCTCGCCGGTGACGGCACTCGACCGGTGGAGTGGCCGGCGCAGCTACTCACCCGGCGGGAAAGGGCCGGCGAGGTGCGGGTAGTGGGGCCGCACGGGCTGACCCTGGTGGCGGTGGGCTATCCGGACCCCGAAGCGTGGGCGGCGCGGGCGCTAGCGACCCGCCGGGTGCGGACGTTGACGATCGAGCCGGCGTAG